From the Primulina tabacum isolate GXHZ01 chromosome 3, ASM2559414v2, whole genome shotgun sequence genome, one window contains:
- the LOC142538712 gene encoding uncharacterized protein LOC142538712 yields MTLGLSFIFSRFGTPRAIISDGGTHFCNRQFDSLLANYEVRHKVATPYYPQTSGQVEVLNREIKRILEKTIGASSKEWSRKLDDALWGYRAAFKTPIGDERVLQLNKLDEFRLDAYENAKIYKEKTIRWHNQNIVHREFLVGQLVLLYKSRMKLMPGKLRSRWSRPYTITQFFPYGTVEITSEEPGAFKVNGHRLKIYHGGTMPDELTTMDLQDPN; encoded by the exons ATGACTCTAGGGTTGTCGTTCATTTTCTCACGTTTTGGTACACCTAGAGCCATTATTAGCGATGGGGGTACTCATTTTTGTAATCGTCAATTTGACAGTCTGTTGGCTAATTATGAGGTCcgacataaggtggccacaccATATTATCCTCAAACTAGTGGCCAAGTCGAGGTATTGAACAGAGAAATTAAACGCATTCTTGAGAAGACTATCGGTGCTTCAAGTAAAGAATGGTCTAGAAAACTCGACGATGCACTTTGGGGTTACCGCGCTGCTTTTAAAACCCCAATTG GTGACGAGAGAGTGCTGCAACTGAATAAATTGGATGAGTTTAGGTTGGATGCTTATGAGAACGCCAAGATTTACAAGGAGAAGACCATACGTTGGCATAATCAGAACATCGTCCATCGAGAATTTTTGGTCGGACAACTGGTACTATTATATAAATCTCGAATGAAGTTGATGCCAGGCAAGTTGCGTTCACGGTGGTCAAGACCATACACCATCACGCAATTTTTCCCTTACGGGACAGTGGAGATCACTAGTGAAGAACCGGGAGCATTCAAGGTGAATGGGCATAGGTTGAAGATTTATCATGGTGGTACTATGCCCGATGAGCTGACCACCATGGATCTGCAGGATCCAAATTGA